A stretch of Candidatus Sphingomonas phytovorans DNA encodes these proteins:
- a CDS encoding EI24 domain-containing protein, producing the protein MLRAFFLSVGQLGDPKIIRVFLKSLALTLLLLALFGVAMWYGAQGLVARMGAGAEAGGWVGAATVLLWLGAAFFLFRAIAIAVVGIFADEVVAAVEAKHYPEALAEARDVPFGRSVRMGLGSAGRLILINLAVSPLYLLLLITGVGTALLFFIVNGWLLGQDLGEMVAARHVPHKGMTSWRGSTGMQRFALGLAGTALFLVPILNLAAPVLGAAMATHLFHGRRRV; encoded by the coding sequence ATGCTTCGCGCCTTCTTCCTGTCGGTCGGCCAACTCGGCGATCCGAAGATCATCCGGGTCTTCCTGAAATCGCTCGCACTGACCCTGTTGTTGCTCGCCTTGTTCGGCGTCGCGATGTGGTACGGCGCCCAAGGCCTGGTGGCGCGGATGGGCGCTGGCGCTGAAGCAGGCGGCTGGGTCGGCGCGGCGACGGTGCTGCTGTGGCTTGGCGCCGCCTTTTTCCTGTTCCGGGCGATCGCGATCGCGGTGGTCGGCATCTTCGCCGACGAGGTGGTCGCTGCGGTCGAGGCGAAACATTATCCCGAGGCACTGGCCGAAGCGCGCGACGTGCCGTTCGGCCGCTCGGTCAGGATGGGGCTCGGCTCGGCCGGCCGGCTGATCCTGATCAACCTCGCCGTTTCGCCGCTGTATCTGCTGTTGCTGATCACCGGGGTCGGCACGGCGCTGCTTTTCTTCATCGTGAACGGCTGGCTGCTCGGACAGGATCTCGGCGAGATGGTCGCCGCGCGTCACGTGCCCCACAAGGGCATGACGAGCTGGCGCGGCTCGACCGGCATGCAGCGTTTTGCCCTGGGTCTGGCCGGGACCGCCCTGTTCCTGGTGCCGATCCTCAACCTCGCCGCCCCGGTGCTCGGCGCCGCGATGGCGACTCATCTGTTCCACGGAAGACGACGCGTATGA
- a CDS encoding endonuclease domain-containing protein, with the protein MRRNPTEPEKRLWRHLSNGQLGAYKFRRQHVVADAYAIMDFFCPAIGLGIEVDGDTHNADEDMRRDSRLKHRGFTILRFSNADVMTNIEGVVETIFGAAQSLPSRWSGSRRPPPQPLP; encoded by the coding sequence ATGCGCCGCAATCCCACGGAGCCTGAAAAGCGTTTGTGGCGACACCTCTCCAACGGACAACTTGGAGCGTACAAGTTCCGGCGCCAGCATGTAGTAGCCGACGCCTACGCGATCATGGATTTCTTTTGCCCGGCCATCGGATTGGGTATTGAAGTCGATGGCGATACCCACAATGCTGATGAAGATATGAGGCGAGATAGTCGCTTGAAACATCGCGGCTTCACAATCCTGCGCTTCAGCAATGCGGACGTTATGACAAACATCGAGGGGGTCGTTGAAACGATCTTCGGCGCTGCGCAATCACTCCCCTCTCGCTGGTCTGGCAGTCGGCGTCCCCCACCCCAACCCCTCCCCTAA
- the queG gene encoding tRNA epoxyqueuosine(34) reductase QueG — protein sequence MSDDIALNERLKAKAVELGFAACGIARADAAPRTAERLHQWLGEGMHGDMIWMESRAHHRESPAGLWPEVRSVISLGMSYAPAVDPLALAGEGERARISVYAQGADYHDVMKRALKALARWLVAEVRGADVKVFVDTAPVMEKPLSEAAGLGWQGKHTNLVSRDHGSWLFLGAIYTTLDLTPDVPGRDTCGSCDACQAACPTDAFPAPYRLDARRCISYLTIENAGPIPHEFRAAMGNRIYGCDDCLAVCPWNKFAASASANRAFAPRAELAAPALADLLALDDAGFREVFAGSPIKRIGRNRMMRNCLIAAGNSGADTLVEPVAALLGDESPVVRGAAIWALGRLDRGRFELEREARVAGETDEMVKAEWGV from the coding sequence TGGGTTCGCCGCCTGCGGGATCGCACGCGCCGACGCCGCGCCGCGCACCGCAGAGCGGCTGCACCAGTGGCTCGGCGAGGGCATGCATGGCGACATGATCTGGATGGAATCGCGCGCGCATCATCGCGAAAGCCCGGCCGGCCTGTGGCCCGAGGTGCGCAGCGTGATCTCGCTGGGCATGAGCTATGCGCCGGCCGTCGATCCGCTCGCGCTGGCGGGGGAGGGGGAGCGGGCGCGCATCTCGGTCTATGCCCAGGGCGCCGACTATCACGACGTGATGAAGCGTGCGCTGAAGGCGCTGGCGCGGTGGCTGGTCGCGGAGGTGCGGGGCGCCGATGTGAAGGTGTTCGTCGATACCGCGCCGGTGATGGAGAAGCCGCTGTCGGAAGCTGCCGGGCTTGGCTGGCAGGGCAAGCATACCAACCTGGTCAGCCGGGATCATGGGAGCTGGCTGTTCCTTGGGGCGATCTACACCACGCTCGACCTGACGCCGGACGTCCCGGGCCGCGATACCTGCGGATCGTGCGATGCGTGCCAGGCGGCGTGCCCCACCGATGCGTTTCCGGCGCCGTACCGGCTCGATGCGCGGCGGTGCATCTCGTACCTGACGATCGAGAATGCCGGCCCGATCCCACACGAATTCCGCGCCGCGATGGGCAACCGAATCTATGGCTGCGACGATTGCCTGGCGGTGTGCCCGTGGAACAAGTTCGCCGCGTCGGCGAGCGCGAACCGGGCCTTCGCGCCGCGGGCGGAGCTGGCGGCGCCTGCCCTGGCTGATCTGCTGGCGCTTGACGATGCCGGGTTTCGGGAGGTGTTCGCCGGATCGCCGATCAAGCGGATCGGGCGGAACCGAATGATGCGGAACTGCCTGATCGCGGCGGGGAACAGCGGCGCGGATACGCTGGTGGAACCGGTTGCCGCTCTGCTGGGCGACGAATCGCCGGTGGTGCGGGGGGCGGCGATCTGGGCGCTCGGGCGGCTGGATCGCGGGCGGTTCGAACTGGAACGGGAGGCGCGGGTCGCGGGTGAGACGGATGAGATGGTGAAGGCGGAATGGGGCGTCTGA